A stretch of the Lepus europaeus isolate LE1 unplaced genomic scaffold, mLepTim1.pri SCAFFOLD_3_1, whole genome shotgun sequence genome encodes the following:
- the LOC133755186 gene encoding NAD kinase-like — protein MRGGRACALGGRGAELLRGAGVRSGRPGRRGPGSGGGLRAAARHGDDASRERRTHSLHGPCPVTTFGPKTCVLQNPQTIMHIQDPASQRLTWNKPPKSILVIKKICYTCLLQLFKEFCMYLVQASEAGAGSPVHFVPLRAHPAWQQLIFTEGVSWMWF, from the exons ATGCGTGGTGGGCGCGCCTGCGCACTGGGCGGCCGCGGCGCAGAGCTGCTCCGCGGCGCCGGCGTCAGGTCCGGGCGGCCAGGACGAAGAGGGCCAGGTAGCGGCGGCGGGCTACGGGCGGCGGCCCGGCATGGGGACGACGCCAGCCGCGAACG AAGGACGCACTCTCTGCATGGCCCATGTCCCGTGACCACGTTTGGACCAAAGACCTGTGTGCTGCAGAACCCCCAGACCATCAT GCATATTCAGGACCCTGCAAGCCAGCGGTTGACGTGGAACAAGCCCCCGAAGAGCATCCTTGTCATCAAGAAGATATGCTAcacctgcctgctgcagctcttCAAGGAGTTCTGCATGTACCTGGTGCAGGCaagtgaggcaggggctgggagccccgTGCACTTTGTCCCACTGAGGGCACACCCAGCCTGGCAGCAGCTTATTTTTACAGAGGGTGTATCCTGGATGTGGTTCTGA